In Cheilinus undulatus linkage group 14, ASM1832078v1, whole genome shotgun sequence, the genomic stretch GATAAATATGTAGAGaaataaacctaaatacaagtagacaaacagaaaaaaaacaaccactaatTTAACTCAATTTAAAGACTTTACCATAGTAGCAAGAAGTGCAATCTTATGAAATCCTTCCCATCAAACTTCTCAGTCTTTTCACCCCAACATATCTAAAATATTTATTCCAGACTTTTCACAACAGAGAGAACAAACACCCAATATATACAATTACATTCATCTTTTAAGTATTTGTATTAATCTTAGTGACAATTATCATtatgaaataaattatttataaatgaaaaataatgccTTCATATTGAAATAATGCATTACTCATGTTAATTAGATCATCCCTGAGGGGAAATTCAGTGTTTACATGATTGTGTGGATACGCAGTGATGGAGATTTCAGAGTAATAGAGCCCTCGAACAGCGAAGGGaacagtgccttgctcaagggcaacTCAGCAGTGCTAAAGAAGCGAACAAGCTCCTCTCAAGTCTTGAACCGACAGCCCTGCAGTCCCAAACCCCAAGTATCATCACTGTGTAATCATTGAGGTTTCCCCTTAGGAATTAATTATTTATGATTCTGGCAGGTCTCCACAAGAGGGCGGCATTTCCATGAGTCCTTGTTCAATAAATACTGTGCACACTGTAGTTTGGCATGATTTGACATTGTATCTACAGAGATTTAGAAATCATTGAAGAGTAAGCATctaatgtttttcttaattcatTGTAAAAATTATGGGATGGATTTTGTGTTCTGTAAAAATGTAACCACTTTCACTTCCATAAGAACAAGAATAACATCTTTTCAAAATGTCTTATTGCCATTACAATTTTCTAGAGATTAGGATACACTGATGATCAGTCATTTTTGTTGAGCTTGGAATTTATTTTCAGCTTCCAGAGAGGAAGATGAACTCATATCTGTCCCAAAGCTGGTGTTCTATCATCCAGTGTGCCACATTTCTCTGTTTATATAGCGCTTTTAGACACAGTGCAATCTTAAGTGCTTTACAGGAACATAAAACGAATTAATACCCATTTCATTTGGTGTTAATGATCAAAGAAATAATAtactaaattaaataaaatcaaaggtTTCTCTGGTGCACAATAATCTTTATTAAATTTCATGTGTTTATCTGAAACACAAACTCTGACTATAACAACAGCAAACATTAACAAGTGCATTAGCTTTCAGTCATCCCTTTAAATGAGTTCCAGTATGGAGGAATACTAGTTAGTGTCTAAATATGGTGCTTTGGAGTCAAATAAAATATGTCTGAGCTTGAATCAAACAAATATTGCTTCCAAAATCAGCAGAACAGAATGCTATCATGTGCTGATTTCACATGTATTTCAATGTCATACACATTTTTGGGAGAATTTTCAAAAGAAACAGGATCAAATGCTCACAAAagtaaacattaaatatctgaAATGTCTCTTTTGTTGCACAATTACACAAATTTGAGCAAACAGTGCTCTTCTTGCTGATTATTACACCTGTCATAGTGTGAAAATGTGGATATGTTTATATCTCACCAtcaaatatttgatattttaatgtgAATTCCTGGAAGCAAAACTAGCTTCTAATCATTGTTAATCAATATTAGTTAATATTAATGGATATTAAGTGTAGGTTTTTATAAATGTAGATGCAATGTATCTTTCTGGTCATACTAATTTTCAGCTTTCTGTTTGAatcctgtcattttttttaatcctttatctCTAAATGGGAGTTGAAATGTAGAAATATAAATGAAAGGACGCTTGTGTGTGATTATGTCCACCCTCCTGTACAGCAGTCTTTCCTCAAGCCTCAGAGGTTCATAATCAGACCAGAGACGTGGTGCTCTCTGGGTTGATCCTAACCGGCCTGGTGCTCTTCCTCAGGTCCTGCAGCTGTTTGGCCGGCTTCCCCACACCCTCCTCGAATCTCCGCTCCACCACGGGCAGCACGGTGTCGTGGAGGAAGGTGGCATTCTGCACGATGAACGCCTTCTTCTCGGGGTCCTGCTCACAGCGCAGGCTGTAGTCCACATGCTGAACAGCCACCAGGATGATCTCCCTCAGGCTCTCCAGCAGCACCATGTGCAGCTCGGGGAAGTAGAGCTTCAGGCCTTCCTCCAGGAAGCTCATCATCTGCTTGGTGAACGCCACGATGGTGTAGCTCAGATTGACCCAGCAGTCTTCGCCAGTGTACTGCTCGAAGCTGCCCATGCCACAGCTGCGCATTTCATCCTGCAGGGagaagaaataaaatactgtaaCATGCCACACACAACAGTGATTTTACAGACAGTTTTTATTCTTACTGTTCCTggtattttttttctggaaatgATCCCCTTAAAAAAGTAGACAACACTATCAACAGAAATTTAGACAAGGGAACTGTAAAGCAAGAAGGACTACTTTTACTTAGTTTAAATCTTCATTTTATCAATAAGTTTTCAGTCAATCctatgtgagattaaaaaaggagGTATGGTAATCAAGATTTACCAAAGTGCCAATTTTGAAGAACACTACATATGGAGAAATGTAGAGAAATATGGCAAACATCTGTAAATATTCACTATGGAAAGTATGTAAAATTTGGGCTTTATAAATCACTTGAATCAGTAAGGTCAGTTACTGCAAGTATATAGCTATCTTGTACCCCTGTTGTTCAGCCCACAGTCCTGTTCAAAGTATGatattgttttttcattgtGTTCATAAAAACATCAATGAATACAGCTGTAAAGGTATGGGTTTTTCATGTAtaaaggtttgtttgtttaccttATGATCGATGTATGCATAGTTTGATAAACAGTTTAATGTTGTCATAATGTTATGATTATAGTCAGAAGTCTAGAAACACAGAGGTGTACCCCAAGGTTTAGTCTTAGGacacatttattttccatttatgcCAACAGTCCGTGTGACAACTTGCCAAATGCCTTGCATCATTTCTATGAAGATGACACTATTCTTTATTGCTTTATTGCTGAggcttttgagtttttacatTCTGCTTTTAATATTCTTGAGTCACGTCTGCAGAAACTTAGACTGGTTTTTAATGCAGACAAGATGAACTCTTGGTATTTTCAAATGCAAGGTAGCTCTATAGAGCTATTTTCAAACTATAAGTACAAGTTTCCTTACTGATTATGAACTTCAGTTAAACGCACACACTACCAATACGGTCGCCAAAGTCAGGATGAAGCCAGGTTTTCTGATAGAGAAACAAACCTTGCGTCTATCTCAGTGCTTGGAAACGTCCAGTATCGGCAACCTTGTTAACTTTGCTTGCTTGATTAGAATGTAGTACATAACATTCAGAAAGTTAGACCCCAtcctagggctgggaaattaatcgcaaaatagattaaatcacaatatggcctgctgcaatttacaaatcccAGAATgcgcaatatttctttaacttgaaatgtgtcaaaaataccagtttaattaaattgaatttttcagcagcagagattttatgcagaTTATGCAAACATTCCAGAGTCCAATTTTTTATAAcggtttacaaaaaaatcctcctttttgtgttttatgtatgttttacTTAATCATGATGagggacataaaaatgataatggcCTTCAATAAAGCACCTCTCtaactaaggcccttctcccttgATTGCTCACTTTGGCAAAGTGAACAGgtcttagaagagtcctggttgtgccaaacttctcccACTTGAGAACtttggaggccactgtgctcttgggaaacGTCAGTGCTGCagacttttttgtagccttccccagctctgtgccttgcaacaatcctgtcaaTGAGCTCTGCTGgctgttcctttgacctcatggcttggtttttgctctgatatgcagtgtcagctgtgaggccttctacagtGAGGTGTGTGCCTTCCCTAATCATgcccaatcaatttaatttatcacaggtagattccaatcaaggtgtagaaacatctcagcagtgGTTAAAAGAAATGGGAGGTGCTTGTGCTAAACTTCAAGTGTTTGTGtaaagggtctaaatacttatgtaaatgtgatatttacattctaaaattgtgttttcaatTCTGTACTCACCTTAAGTTTAGCCAGAGCCTCAGGGGTCATGAGGTTCATCCTTCTCCACATCTCCTCAGAGTTTCGGTGCTTCGTTGCCTCCATGATGATGTCTTTGTAGCTGAGCAAAGCCGCCTTGATGTCCTTGACCAGCAGCGACTGCAGAGTGAAGGTCAGGTCCAGGCCGATCTCTGTCAGCTGCTGACAATGCTCCTTGGCTACTTTAACACACTCTGCTGCTGTGGACAGACTCTCCTTACTGTCAAACAcctgaagaagacaaaaaaagtcacattattTAGTCATACTGCACATTGGCCTGAGTCATCAGTCTTCTAACTTAGCTCTGAAAACTCCAGTAACAGGCGGATAATTGTTAGTCTGACCTTCTGTGTCTCATCCTCCTCCTACCTGCTTGCTGAAGGCGTCCACAAACATCCTCATGGCTGATCGTGACCAGACTACGAAGGCAGAGTAGCAGCCTGTGTTTCCTGCAAAGTCCATCTCAAACTCCTTGGCAGTCTCCAGCAGGCTGGTGAAGAAGATGTTGCAGAGTTTGTGGATGTAGAGCAGCGTGGCTCCCTCTATACGAAGCTGCCGTATGGCCGTTTGGACCGCAGCGGCTCGGTTCTTCAGGAATAACTCACAGGCTTTGGTGGACTGGCctgaaacacataaaacaatTCAGATATACTGCAAATATGGATCTGGTATACTGCAGTAAGACAGGAGGTATTTCATGGCAGGTTTTACCACCATTGTGAGACtggattagagttttgaatttgaaGCTCAATAACCTGGCAATAATCTAACATCATGACAAGACACTATGTGTTAAAGTTAACTCATTGATTACAAAACACAGGGATCAATATGTCTAAACATCATGTATTAAGATATTACTGCCAAAAAAATGTTATCACTTTAGTTAATTATATCTATATCATAATCCCCCCCTTCAAATTACAGAAGTCTACATCTACAATCATTCCACAGCATCATTGAAAAACTAGTTTTATTGAAAATTAGTATATTTTCAAGGGATGTGCGATACTGTCGACATGACATCAACCTCAACAGATAAGAAAATTTCTGCCGCTATTTACAACAGCCATTTTTGCTATGAAGACctgccaatatcagctgtaaatatcaactgTACTAAAAAGTAAGCCAGTTAATGTTCAGGCTgcaccaacagacctacatcggctgaagtctttttcttcatttatcaACATTCCCTACACTTCAAAGTGTATATTTCAGTGTACATTTCATCCATATCAGCCTAATTCACTGTTTCTGATTAGCAATCTGCTGTAGTCAAAACTTTTTGtaactttgtcatttttacaccaaatAATCCAAAATACATACTTCAGAAACAAAAGCCCAGttagaaaataccagaaatacAGCAGGAAAAATAGTTCTCTAAGAGGTTGTCCAGTTTTTTGCTGTTATGTGatattacaaattttaaaacaataatgtAGTATCAAAAATATCTGCTAAAACGCATGTAAAATTATCTTTACcctatgtgtgtgtgggtttgttagtttgttagcaacataattcaaaaagttgaggaaggattttgatgaaattttcaggaaatgtcagaaatggcataaggaagaactgattactagtagattttaggagtgatccagatcaccgtctggatccaggaattttttaaaggattatgTACTCTTGGGAGatgggctaatggcagaggtctgcgctctccgagtgcttttccaGTTAATTTCTGTAATTTGTTGTATGGAtatacaaattcccacggcacactaAGATTTgccccaaggcacaccagtgtgtcttgccacaccattttagAATGACTGTGATGGAGAAAATAAGCTATTTCTAATAAGTCTGGCATTTAAATAGATATGTTTTCTTcaaattaactaaaatgataTCATAGAGTATCAAATGGTatctttaaatatatatatatatatatacattatatacaaaataaagttttgtttaCTGGTTTCATGCCTGCTATAAGTATTaagaacattttgaaattcaaaagaCAAACACTTCCCTCTAAAGCTGTCAAAAATTCAATATTCAATACTTTTATTCATTAGGTATGTGCACAGGGGAGGAATTAAGCCATTCAATTTTAGCTACCAGAATGttgcaaacatttttgtgcagtttaagAAGTCTACAGGAGTTCACTTGCAACTTTTtgataactgaaataaaaatgttaccGCATAAGGCTGCCTGTAACTTCTACTTTTATTGCTGTAGTATCAAGACCAGCAGGAATATAGTTTTATTCTTTACTAGTACCATAGATAGGTTCAAAATTCTGATTAGACATAAAagttttaccataaaaaaagtttgaagaagATATAAAAGGTTTATTTACTCGTGTTGAAAGTAATTAATATTTTTGATGGGCATTAGCTGTATCTCATATGACTCTAATATTTAAGTATTTAATTTTGAAACCATGTTTTTAAGTATGATTCCTGATGATTGACCACACCAGCTTCTAAACTGTGAtaatatgttgtttctgtttgtcttttgcAATGAGGCCAGATATATAGAAGTTTTAGACTttcaaactgacaaaacaaacTTACTTTAGGCATCATTTTGAGATTTAACAAAACTGTGATGGCCACTGTGCCCCATACTGATCCGTATTTTAACGACCGACTATGAAAACTGTAGTTTGTGATATCCGTTTCTGTTCCAGATTTTACTTAATCTCCTCAATTTCCACAAATACTACAGTTATAGGAATTAAATGAATTAAACTCtactcttaaaaatgttaacgtTATATAGTAGACAGTGTAGACTGCTTCAGCTGTGGAGAAATAAAGCAAACTTTTTCAGTGATTTCTGAGATACTGctgatgtgaataaaaacaaaataagaccTAGTCTGATGAGCTGGGACACGGCCCTCCTTGTGGCTTTTGGTCCTCCACGAAGAGACCGATCAGGCGACAACTCGAACACCAGCACCTCCGTTAGCTGTCTCACGCGCTCGTCCACTTTGGCCCTCAGCTCTTTGACCCTCGGCGTGACCGGCTGGTCTTTGAGGTACTCGTTCAACTTGTCCAGCAGATCCACAGCACCTTCAAAATCTCTCTGAGCGATGCAGACATCCAGATCCTCTGGCAACTCCTGGATCCACTCCAGGCTCAGGTCTACATTTTCTTCAGCGTCTGCTGGCTCATCATCGTCCATGTCAAAAGGGTTGGTGGACACCTCCGCCCTGACTGGAGACGTAGGgacctcttcttctttcttatGTCTGTCTTTGGAgactttgttcttctttgtctCATCCAGGATCTCCAGCCACTCCTTCTTGATTTTGCTGTTCTCCGCTTGAAAGATGCGGCTGTCTGGGAACATAAGGATCTTGAACATGTCCTTCATGGGTGGGTTGTCCTTGACGTTGACCACAGCAAAGCTCTCCAGGTCGTACAGAGcattgtatttatatttcaccGCTCCTCTGCGGTTTGGCAGCCAGGTTGAGATTAACAGGCAGTCGTTCATGAGGAAAGCGTGTACCTTCTGGATCTGGGACATGTTATCAACATCAAACTCCACCAGGTCACCATTGTAGACCAGGTGCCTCCCTGGGGTGTCCATGATGTTTTTACCTCCCTCCACTTTCTCCAGCAGTGATGTGAGCGTCCTCTGCTTCACCTCCTCTGTTTCTTTAGGGAAAGCAGCCTGCATCTCTTTAGAGGTCTCGTCCTTATCCGTGGACAGCAAGGCCTGAGTGATGCTCTCCATGATGCTCTTCTGCTCCGTGAGGATGTGACTCAGCTGGTACATCTCACTCTCCAGGTACGAAATCTCTTTAGCAGTCTCTATAAACTGTCTGTAGTTCTTATAGACGTTTTTCTTCAGGTTTTGAGCCGTTTCATCGGCCaggttttggattttttgacgGTGTTCCTGCAAATCTCTGTCGCCATCGGACTGCTGGGACAGCTGCTTCACGTAATTCTGGGGGTCGAAATTTGGCGATTCGAGAAGCTTCCGTAGTCTGTTCCCCGTTTCCGACATCTTCAATGTCGTTTTGGTTTAATTGTtaacaaaaat encodes the following:
- the exoc8 gene encoding exocyst complex component 8 produces the protein MSETGNRLRKLLESPNFDPQNYVKQLSQQSDGDRDLQEHRQKIQNLADETAQNLKKNVYKNYRQFIETAKEISYLESEMYQLSHILTEQKSIMESITQALLSTDKDETSKEMQAAFPKETEEVKQRTLTSLLEKVEGGKNIMDTPGRHLVYNGDLVEFDVDNMSQIQKVHAFLMNDCLLISTWLPNRRGAVKYKYNALYDLESFAVVNVKDNPPMKDMFKILMFPDSRIFQAENSKIKKEWLEILDETKKNKVSKDRHKKEEEVPTSPVRAEVSTNPFDMDDDEPADAEENVDLSLEWIQELPEDLDVCIAQRDFEGAVDLLDKLNEYLKDQPVTPRVKELRAKVDERVRQLTEVLVFELSPDRSLRGGPKATRRAVSQLIRLGQSTKACELFLKNRAAAVQTAIRQLRIEGATLLYIHKLCNIFFTSLLETAKEFEMDFAGNTGCYSAFVVWSRSAMRMFVDAFSKQVFDSKESLSTAAECVKVAKEHCQQLTEIGLDLTFTLQSLLVKDIKAALLSYKDIIMEATKHRNSEEMWRRMNLMTPEALAKLKDEMRSCGMGSFEQYTGEDCWVNLSYTIVAFTKQMMSFLEEGLKLYFPELHMVLLESLREIILVAVQHVDYSLRCEQDPEKKAFIVQNATFLHDTVLPVVERRFEEGVGKPAKQLQDLRKSTRPVRINPESTTSLV